DNA from bacterium:
GCGACACTTCGTCAAATGACGTCGAGCGACAAAGGCGGCCGATCGAGGATGCGTTTTTTGTCGGCGTCGCGGCCGTCGTAGCCCTTTTGCAACTCTGGCATTTCGTTCTGCCGGTCAACGCGATCGCATCGTTGACATTTCTTGCCGTCGGTTGTGCGCTATTCGCGCTCGGCCTGACGCGCGCAAACGAGCCGCGCGATCGTTCCGGCGACGCACGCCGGACGACACGGCGGACGGTTTTGTTCGTCGTCGCGGTCGCGTGCGTTCTGACCAATCGCGCCCTTGTCGCGCCGCGCGCGCCGGATTTCGGTCTCTACCATCTGCCGCTTCTGAACTGGATCTGCGAGGCGCCGATTGTGCCGGGGCTCGGCAACCTGCACGGACGGTTTGCGTTCAACAACGCGTCGTTCCTTTTTGTGTCGCTTGTCGATTTCGGCTCGTGCGCGCCGAACAGCCCGTACCTGGCGGCGACGCTGGCGTTTGTTGTCGCGATCGTGCGCCTTGCGCGCGGCGCGGCATTTGGCGCCGGAGGTGCGTCGAGCTTCGCGCGCGCGTTCGCGGCGTTGATGCTGGTTCCGGTCGGCGGATGGGCAAGCGGCGGGCTCGTTCAGAATCCGTCGCCGGATGTATATATTTATATATACGGGGCGATGCTCGCGCTTTGGCTTGCCGAGATGGCGGACATCGTACCCGCTCCCTTACGGTCGCGGTTCAAGCTCCGAAACCAGGGCGCTTTCGCATTGAACGAGGGCGAGGAGCGCGCGTTGGCGCCGATGCCGGCGGGCGCATTCGCGCTTGTTGCGTTCGCGGGTGTCGCGACGAAATTGACGTTCGTCGTGTATGCCGGCGCGGCGTTGGCCGTGGCGCTCGTTTTTGTGGCGTCGCGGCGCGGTCGGGCGTTTGCGGCGATCGCGTTGGCGGGAATGATCGTGATGGCGCCGTGGATCGCGCGCGGATACGTGTTGTCGGGGTATCCGCTCTATCCCGCGACCGTCGCGCCGGCCGGCGTGGATTGGCGCGTGACCAAAACGCAGGCCGCCCTTGAGATGGAGATCATTCGCGCGGTCGCGCGCGACCCGTCTTACGTGCGTTCGGGCGTGCTGCCGCCGGATTGGCGCGCGCGATGGCTGGCGCGCCATTTGTCGCGACCGTTCGATGTCTTCGTGCCGCTTGGCCTCGCGGCGATCGCGCTAGCGGCGTTTGGCGCGGCGCGCCGCCGATGGCACGGGCGCGCGCTCGTTCTTGCGCCCGCGATCGTGACGCTGCCGTTCTGGCTCTTGACCGCGCCCGATCCGCGATTCGCCGGCGCGAGCTTCTGGGCGCTCGCCGCGGGCGGCCTCGCGCTTTGGGCGATGGAGTCGCGCGCGTTCGCGGGCTTTGCGTTGCGCGCCGCGGCGACAGTGTCGATCGGCCTTATGATCGCGCTCCACATCGCGCCGCCGATCCACGAGCCGTGCGAGGGGGGATTGCCGGCGTTCCATCGATTCGCCTGCGGGCGGCGCGCGTTGCCGGCGGTCGATGCGCGCCCGATGATGACGCGCAGCGGATTGCGTCTTTACGTACCGGCGAGCGCGTTGTGTTTCGACGCGCCGCGGCCGTGTGCGCCGACGGCGTTGCCGGGCTTGTCGGCGCGCGACGCGGGGCGCGGATTTCGAATGGACAAAATGGACGAGATGGACTGAATGGACGGGAGCGGCTCGTCCGACAGCGGGGCGGCCGCTTGCTTACGAGCGCGGCTCTTTCGACAGCCCGCTCAATATGCGGACGGGGTGGCCGCTTGCTTACGCGCGCGGCTCTGTTCGTCGCCGCAACGCGCCCGCCGTCCCGGTGTTCGCCGTTTACCGCCGGATTGCGTTCATGCGATTTGATTCCCAATTCGCAATTCCGCATTCCCCATTCGAAAATCATCCCATGTTGATGCGGCGCGCGCGGATGAATTCGTTGATGACAAGGCGCGCGCGCGTGAGATTCCCCAGGCGGAAGTTCTTTTTGCGAATCGCCTCGAAGTCTTCGCTCGCCGGTTGATCCGAGCGGATCTCGCGCTCCAGGATCAGGATATTCTGCAGCAGCATTTTCAGATGCGCGGGCTGAAACTTCCTTAGGTTCGTGACGGACAGCGTCTGAAATCCGTCGGAGACGGCGCGGACGAAATCCTTCGGGCTCCCGGTCGGAAACGCTCCCATCAAAACTCCCCTCGCGCGCGGACCGACGCCGGCGCGGCGCGCGGTGTCAGCCGCAAAATTCGTGCGGATCGTCGCGAATGGCGTCCTGGTCGAACGTGGCGAAATCCTGCGTCACGTACATGTTGCCATCGTCGCAATGATACACGCCGATGCCGACGTGCGTCAGGTCGCGGCTCAAAATGATGCCGCGATGATTTGCTACGCATTGCGGTTCGTTCATGAATTGATTCTGAAGGTCCTGCACGTCGAACGCGCCGTCGGTGCCCATCGCGATGTTCTCGCCCGCCGCGAAAAACGAAATGCCCGCCGCGCTCATACGATCAAACGGGTCCTGGCCGTCGGGGTTTTCGTGCTCGAAGAACTGCCGGTCGCACATGTCCTGCGAGTGCGCGAGCGCGACCGCCGCGAGGCCGTCGTGCCAGCGAATCGCCGGCGCGCAGTCGCTCTCGGCGGGGTTCGCCTCGCGGTCGTCGTTGATCATGATGGCCATCTGGCAGCCCTCTTGCGAAGCGTCGCAGCCGGGGTTGCAGTCGTAGTCGATCCCGCACTGATTGTTGCCGCCCGAGCACTCGGTGTCGTCGAAGTCGTCATCGTCGTCGTCGTCGCCGTCCGCCGTGTCATCGTCCGCGTCGAACAGCGTCGAATCCTCGCCATCCGCGGCGCACGCCACGTACCCGGCGCTGTATGCGGCAAGCGCGACGATACAGAACCTCAAAGTCCACTCACGCATGTCGGTCCTCCAGAAAAAAGCGGTGCGCCTTCCTCCAATCGGGCGATCTTAACACGCATTTCGGCGGTACGCAGAGGGCACGGAGAAGACACCCAGGATACGGAGAGAATTGGGAACGGGGATTGGAGAATTGGGAATGTCCATCGCACGATGCGCTGTTGTCCGTCATTCGCGATTCGCAATTTGCGATGGCCTTTCAGCCTGTGCGCGTTGGGTGCCGATGCGCCGACGCGCACATTAAAACACCAGCGTCGTGACGAAGTTGACCGCGACGGACGGCGCGACGGTTTCGCCGCCGGCGCGTTCCTCGTAGAAGACGGCGGAAACGAACGGCCCGAACTGCACGGCGTGGTTTATGACATAGTATCCGCCCGCGGCGAGGTAGAGGCGCCGATCCTCGTCGGCCGCGAGCGCCAGGCCCTCGATGCGCGAGGAGAGGCGGCTTTCGCGGCCGGAGCGCTCGGAGATGTCCGGATCGCGAGCGTCGGCGCGAACGAACACGCCCGCGTCGTGGCGGAGTTCGAGATTCGCGTAGGCGGACGCGATCGCCTCGCGGATCGGGTCGCGATCGGTGCGCTCGTGGAAATCCTGAACGCCGCCTTCGAGGCCGAGATCGAAAAGCCAGACGGGGATCTGCAGCAGGCCCGCGTACGCGACGCGGCGGTCGATCGCCGTGCCGGGCGGATCGTCGCGCATTTCGTAGATCACCGCGCCGGAGAGGATGATGCCCGCCAGGCCGCCGAACGGCAGCGGCCGAACGCGCAGCACGCCCTGCGCTTCCTTGTAGCGATTATCCTCCTCGCGCGCGCTGCCCTCGCCGTTGACGACGGCGAAGCCGTACGCGCCGATCGCCCGCGGAAGCGCGCCGGAAGCGGAAACGCCGAGATCCCATCCGTTCGTGATGCCGAAGCGGCGTGACGCGGCGGACAGGGCCCAGGTGTGCCGCCATGCGTCGCCCGTGGCGATCGACCAGGGCAGCGGGATCATGCCGGCGCGCACGTGCAACGCGGGCGAGGCGTACCACGACACGTACGCCGCGGACAAAACCGCGACGACGCGTCCCGCGTGCGGATCGTCGCCGGCGCCGTCCTGATCGAGATCGAGATCGCGGCGATGCGCGGCGGAAATCGACAGGCGCGCGTCGAGCCTCGGTGCAAGATCGCCGTAGAGCGACAACGCCGCGCCGCGCAGGAATCCCTCGAACGAGCCGGCGTCTTCGTGACGGACGTCGTCCTTGTCGGGCACGGTGGGAAGGATGTAGGCAAGGCCGATCGACGCGGCGGCGCGCATGGCGACGCCGCCGAACGGGTCGTCGTCGATTTCGAGCGGCATGTCGATTTCGGGCGGGGTGTCTT
Protein-coding regions in this window:
- a CDS encoding CAP domain-containing protein, with protein sequence MREWTLRFCIVALAAYSAGYVACAADGEDSTLFDADDDTADGDDDDDDDFDDTECSGGNNQCGIDYDCNPGCDASQEGCQMAIMINDDREANPAESDCAPAIRWHDGLAAVALAHSQDMCDRQFFEHENPDGQDPFDRMSAAGISFFAAGENIAMGTDGAFDVQDLQNQFMNEPQCVANHRGIILSRDLTHVGIGVYHCDDGNMYVTQDFATFDQDAIRDDPHEFCG